From Synoicihabitans lomoniglobus, the proteins below share one genomic window:
- a CDS encoding rhamnogalacturonan acetylesterase, protein MLLSTHLMRDLRRFGHRTAVVLLLAGLVVPAHAAEPVADATSEPTELPTIFIAGDSTAANGNPVATGWGRMFGEYFDSTRVNVVNRARGGRSSRTFITEGHWAKLLAEVKAGDIVLIQFGHNDGGPINHERIARGSLPGLGDETEAIDNRQTKQPEVVHTFGWYMRQMIADVRAKQARPILLSLTVRNYWRDGRVERGSGDYGQWTRALAESEKLPFIDHTKLIADVYEKLGHDAVNAFFPRDHVHNGADGARINAMMVVSGLKGLREQSIIRDLSLMGRMVPMADPGDVYVPPQPPPKGGPREEFMTWLNLPEPADPTRPTVWLIGDSTVRNGRGNGYDGQFGWGDPFEKYFYPAATNVVNRAVGGTGARTFNGHWANTLPQVKKGDVVLIQFGHNDNGSRGALRGIGEETETREDATTKETEIVHTFGWYLRRYIADIRAQEATPVLCTLVPRNSWKDGKIARSTDSHADWTRAVAAAEDVALVDLNERIARKYDVLGEDAVTALFADKRVHTGWDGAELNALTVVEGLRALDPNPLARHLRPSMGMPASSAP, encoded by the coding sequence ATGTTATTATCCACCCACCTCATGCGCGACCTGCGCCGGTTCGGGCACCGGACGGCGGTCGTCCTCCTCCTCGCGGGACTCGTGGTCCCGGCCCATGCGGCCGAACCGGTGGCGGACGCGACTTCCGAGCCGACGGAGTTGCCCACGATCTTCATTGCCGGAGATTCGACGGCGGCCAACGGCAATCCGGTCGCGACGGGGTGGGGGCGCATGTTCGGCGAGTATTTCGATTCAACGCGCGTCAACGTCGTTAACCGCGCTCGCGGCGGACGCAGCAGTCGCACCTTCATCACCGAAGGGCATTGGGCGAAACTCCTGGCCGAGGTCAAAGCCGGTGACATCGTGCTCATCCAATTCGGTCACAACGACGGCGGCCCGATCAACCATGAGCGCATTGCGCGCGGCTCGCTGCCGGGACTGGGCGATGAAACCGAAGCGATCGACAACCGGCAGACGAAGCAGCCCGAAGTCGTGCATACCTTTGGCTGGTATATGCGCCAGATGATCGCCGACGTGCGGGCGAAGCAGGCGCGGCCGATCCTGCTCTCGCTCACGGTGCGCAACTACTGGCGGGACGGCCGGGTTGAGCGCGGTTCCGGTGACTACGGTCAATGGACGCGGGCGTTGGCGGAGAGCGAAAAACTGCCGTTCATCGACCACACCAAACTCATCGCCGATGTTTACGAAAAACTCGGCCACGACGCGGTGAACGCCTTCTTCCCGCGTGACCATGTGCACAACGGCGCGGATGGTGCGCGCATCAATGCCATGATGGTGGTCAGCGGCCTGAAAGGGCTGCGCGAACAGTCGATCATCCGCGACCTCTCCCTCATGGGCCGCATGGTGCCGATGGCCGATCCCGGTGACGTTTACGTGCCGCCGCAACCTCCGCCGAAAGGTGGTCCCCGCGAGGAATTCATGACCTGGCTCAACCTGCCCGAGCCAGCCGATCCCACGCGACCCACGGTGTGGTTGATCGGTGATTCCACCGTGCGCAACGGGCGCGGCAACGGCTACGACGGGCAGTTCGGTTGGGGCGATCCGTTTGAGAAGTATTTTTATCCGGCTGCGACCAATGTGGTGAACCGCGCCGTCGGCGGCACGGGCGCGCGCACCTTCAACGGGCACTGGGCCAATACGTTGCCGCAGGTCAAGAAAGGCGATGTCGTGCTGATCCAGTTTGGTCACAACGACAACGGCTCGCGCGGCGCGCTGCGGGGCATTGGCGAGGAAACGGAAACCCGCGAAGATGCCACGACCAAGGAAACGGAAATCGTGCACACGTTCGGCTGGTATCTGCGCCGCTACATTGCCGACATTCGCGCCCAGGAAGCCACGCCCGTGCTGTGCACGCTCGTGCCGCGCAACAGTTGGAAGGATGGGAAAATCGCCCGCAGCACCGACAGCCACGCCGATTGGACTCGCGCCGTCGCGGCGGCGGAAGACGTCGCGCTGGTCGACCTCAACGAACGCATCGCGCGCAAGTATGACGTGCTCGGCGAGGACGCCGTCACCGCGCTCTTTGCCGACAAACGCGTGCACACCGGCTGGGACGGCGCGGAGCTCAATGCGTTGACGGTCGTCGAAGGCCTGCGGGCGCTCGACCCCAATCCGCTCGCCCGACACCTGCGGCCCAGCATGGGCATGCCCGCAAGCAGCGCCCCGTAA
- a CDS encoding polysaccharide lyase family protein produces the protein MKLPRFLLPLFAALLVSASAAMAATAVTLSETADEYILANGIVTARVAKASGDLVSLRYGEREMLATFLNENGTPDLAKDPPGHNPEGVNRGFTDHQYGFWSHDAMGPRGSGDAIARITIDPKTNGGERAEVSVKGISRDRFMGTGPGVRGGWDAKGQFAADIEIRFALGRGESGVYTYCAFEHPADYPTTALGEARFCAKLADFFDWMSVADGAHHNKYYPKGLREGDKYVYTVPQTDNPTFGWSSTTENVGFWCLNASMEYMSGGPTKVEFQGHRDTNRISAPCVLNYWRSSHYGGSAVDVAAGEQWSKVIGPFMLYVNSGDDPQVMFDDAKAQQKVQASAWPYAWVNGVDYPSPTERATVRGELVLTDPLAPGGAKMSNVRVGLTAAPWTSPIVGRSGQPTVVGWQRDAKNYQFWTEATDAGRFEISHVRPGTYTLRAFADGVLGEFAQADVTIGSGPVDLGKITWMPVRHGRQLWEIGIPNRNGSELFRGESFWEPQIPLDYAKLFPDDVNFVVGQSDFRQDWFFQQVPHNENPDVEPRPFYGIRDEGRATPFAVTFDVDATLSGRAVLRLALCGTATRELEITVNDQSVGTITLPMSDGAIARHGRQGLWYETELAFDAAMLQRGTNVVKIIVPAGPINNGILYDYVRLEWDEKTPTATLAAAAH, from the coding sequence ATGAAACTACCCCGATTCCTCCTCCCCCTGTTCGCAGCGCTGTTGGTGTCCGCGAGCGCCGCGATGGCGGCCACGGCCGTCACGCTCAGCGAAACCGCCGACGAATACATTCTCGCCAACGGCATCGTGACCGCACGCGTGGCCAAGGCGTCCGGCGATCTCGTTTCGCTGCGCTACGGCGAACGCGAAATGCTCGCAACGTTCCTCAATGAGAACGGCACGCCCGACCTCGCCAAAGACCCGCCCGGCCACAATCCCGAAGGCGTCAATCGCGGGTTCACCGATCACCAATACGGCTTCTGGTCCCACGACGCGATGGGGCCGCGCGGATCGGGTGACGCGATCGCCCGCATCACGATTGATCCGAAAACCAATGGCGGTGAGCGCGCGGAAGTTTCGGTCAAAGGCATCTCGCGGGATCGCTTCATGGGCACGGGTCCCGGCGTGCGCGGCGGTTGGGACGCGAAGGGGCAATTTGCAGCGGATATCGAGATCCGTTTCGCGCTCGGTCGCGGCGAGTCCGGGGTCTACACGTATTGCGCTTTCGAGCATCCGGCCGACTACCCGACCACCGCGCTGGGCGAGGCGCGGTTTTGCGCGAAGCTGGCGGACTTCTTTGATTGGATGAGCGTCGCCGACGGCGCGCATCACAACAAATATTACCCGAAGGGACTGCGCGAAGGGGACAAATACGTCTACACCGTGCCGCAGACCGACAACCCGACGTTTGGCTGGTCGAGCACGACCGAAAACGTCGGATTTTGGTGCCTCAACGCCTCGATGGAATACATGAGCGGCGGGCCGACCAAAGTGGAGTTTCAGGGCCATCGTGACACCAACCGCATCTCCGCCCCGTGTGTATTGAACTACTGGCGCAGCAGCCACTACGGCGGCTCCGCCGTCGATGTAGCCGCGGGCGAACAGTGGTCCAAAGTCATCGGACCGTTCATGCTGTATGTGAATTCCGGTGACGACCCGCAGGTGATGTTCGACGACGCCAAGGCTCAGCAAAAAGTCCAAGCGAGCGCGTGGCCTTATGCCTGGGTGAACGGCGTGGATTATCCGTCGCCCACCGAACGGGCGACTGTCCGGGGCGAACTCGTGCTCACGGATCCGCTCGCGCCCGGCGGGGCGAAGATGAGCAATGTGCGTGTCGGTCTCACCGCCGCGCCATGGACCTCGCCGATCGTCGGTCGCAGTGGCCAACCCACCGTGGTGGGCTGGCAGCGTGACGCGAAAAACTACCAGTTCTGGACGGAAGCGACCGACGCGGGCCGGTTTGAAATTTCCCACGTTCGGCCCGGCACCTACACGCTGCGCGCCTTCGCCGATGGCGTGCTGGGCGAGTTCGCTCAAGCCGATGTCACGATCGGCTCGGGGCCGGTGGATCTCGGCAAAATCACGTGGATGCCGGTGCGCCACGGTCGTCAGCTTTGGGAGATCGGCATCCCCAACCGTAACGGCTCCGAGTTGTTCCGGGGCGAGTCGTTTTGGGAACCGCAGATCCCGCTCGACTACGCGAAACTGTTTCCCGACGACGTGAACTTCGTCGTGGGCCAGAGCGACTTTCGCCAGGATTGGTTTTTCCAGCAAGTGCCGCACAACGAGAATCCCGACGTGGAGCCGCGTCCGTTCTACGGTATTCGTGACGAAGGTCGCGCCACGCCTTTCGCGGTGACCTTCGATGTGGATGCCACGCTGTCCGGCCGGGCGGTGTTGCGTCTCGCGCTCTGCGGCACCGCCACGCGCGAACTCGAAATCACGGTCAATGACCAGTCGGTTGGCACGATTACGTTGCCCATGAGCGACGGCGCGATCGCCCGTCACGGTCGGCAGGGACTCTGGTATGAAACGGAGTTGGCTTTCGACGCCGCGATGCTGCAGCGCGGGACCAATGTGGTGAAAATCATCGTGCCGGCCGGACCGATCAACAACGGCATTCTCTACGATTACGTTCGCCTCGAATGGGACGAGAAAACCCCCACCGCCACGTTGGCCGCCGCCGCGCACTGA
- a CDS encoding alpha/beta fold hydrolase: MRENLTTVPEWNAWQEKTGELPPDFDTLPRSEFLPDPLRFLDGRPVATSADWSARRDEILDQYEHYFFGRFPPKPALTRVVAVESTAGDGYHARTVQLVFGPEDRGTLRVKVTVPDGPGPHPAVITTSLDGWAEHLIPRGYAAVGFAGNDFMDDTADLPELYPDYDFAALPRRAWAVQLVVDYLETRADIDHNRIGLYGYSRDGKMATIAAAIEPRIAAVMAGSTGVGGVLPWRLAGEFGMGESIESTTMMFPHWFHPRMRFFAGHEDRLPVDANLLVAAIAPRACLMQYGLNDEVSNVWANEQSFASAQRVYALLGHPERLSLLRGPGFHGSIDPQKCLDWLDLQFGHTADKAAWSNDRMFAWDWEVWRSQHAAEFDPKTYPVHAPGDFSVESTRAAVRAMLGPTPPQPPTPVPFWRRGPAKPVPGPTYAQGSGPGQLTPDVPAWVASRGRIQEFGWLAADNDTVDSIRVSFGRGLHGDLFFPRDRPEGKRLPTVIWLHGYSYPLGYMWVYRRDLHPILALAQAGYAVLAFDQSGFGSRQAETAPFYERYPEWSRLGRMVNDVSAAIDALDGQDLVDGQRIYALGYTLGGAVGLHAAALDERVRGVVSIAGFSPLRSDTVDSIAGGIARFSHQRSLLPKLGFFIGEEARIPYDYDGLLATIAPRPVLVVQPTMGRGTDPAAVRAAVERARPTFAQQGSAADLTLLEPHDYTRFPTVAQEAVIAWMKTHLP; this comes from the coding sequence ATGCGCGAGAATCTCACCACCGTGCCGGAGTGGAACGCGTGGCAGGAAAAGACGGGCGAGTTGCCGCCGGATTTCGATACGTTGCCGCGCAGTGAATTTTTGCCCGATCCCTTGCGTTTTCTCGATGGGCGCCCAGTCGCGACATCGGCCGATTGGTCCGCCCGCCGGGACGAGATTCTCGACCAATACGAACATTACTTTTTCGGCCGCTTTCCTCCCAAACCGGCACTGACGCGAGTGGTGGCAGTCGAGTCGACCGCGGGCGACGGCTACCACGCGCGCACCGTGCAACTGGTGTTCGGTCCGGAGGATCGCGGGACGTTGCGCGTCAAAGTCACCGTGCCGGACGGTCCCGGTCCGCACCCGGCCGTGATCACGACCTCGCTCGATGGCTGGGCGGAGCATTTGATTCCGCGGGGTTACGCCGCCGTCGGTTTTGCGGGCAATGATTTCATGGACGATACGGCGGACCTGCCGGAGCTGTATCCAGATTATGACTTCGCCGCGCTGCCGCGCCGCGCGTGGGCCGTGCAACTGGTGGTCGACTATCTCGAGACGCGAGCGGACATCGATCACAACCGCATCGGCCTCTACGGCTATTCGCGCGATGGCAAGATGGCCACTATCGCGGCGGCCATCGAGCCCCGCATCGCCGCCGTCATGGCCGGCAGCACGGGCGTGGGCGGCGTATTGCCGTGGCGGTTGGCGGGCGAGTTCGGCATGGGCGAAAGCATCGAGTCGACCACGATGATGTTCCCACATTGGTTCCATCCGCGCATGCGGTTTTTTGCCGGCCACGAGGATCGGTTGCCCGTCGATGCCAATCTGCTCGTCGCCGCGATCGCGCCGCGCGCGTGCCTCATGCAATACGGCCTCAACGATGAGGTGTCCAACGTCTGGGCCAATGAACAGTCCTTTGCCTCGGCGCAACGTGTGTATGCGCTGCTCGGACATCCGGAGCGTCTCAGCCTGTTGCGCGGCCCCGGGTTTCACGGCTCGATCGATCCGCAAAAATGTCTCGATTGGCTCGACCTGCAGTTCGGTCACACCGCCGACAAGGCGGCGTGGTCGAACGATCGCATGTTTGCGTGGGATTGGGAGGTTTGGCGGTCGCAACACGCGGCGGAGTTTGATCCGAAGACTTATCCCGTTCACGCCCCCGGCGATTTCTCGGTTGAGTCCACCCGGGCGGCGGTGCGCGCCATGCTAGGGCCGACGCCCCCGCAGCCACCGACCCCCGTGCCGTTTTGGCGGCGTGGACCCGCCAAGCCGGTGCCGGGCCCGACGTATGCACAGGGCAGCGGACCGGGCCAACTCACGCCGGATGTGCCCGCCTGGGTCGCGAGTCGCGGGCGGATTCAGGAATTCGGCTGGCTCGCCGCCGATAATGATACTGTCGACTCGATCCGGGTGTCGTTCGGGCGGGGCTTGCACGGTGATCTGTTTTTTCCGCGGGATCGGCCGGAAGGGAAGCGTCTGCCGACCGTCATCTGGCTGCATGGTTACAGCTATCCGCTGGGCTACATGTGGGTTTACCGGCGCGACCTGCATCCGATCCTTGCGCTGGCGCAGGCGGGTTATGCGGTCTTGGCATTTGACCAGTCGGGCTTCGGCTCTCGGCAGGCGGAAACCGCGCCGTTTTACGAACGTTACCCCGAGTGGTCGCGGTTGGGCCGGATGGTCAATGATGTGAGCGCGGCGATTGACGCGTTGGACGGACAGGACCTGGTCGACGGGCAACGTATTTACGCGCTGGGCTACACGCTCGGCGGCGCGGTCGGACTGCATGCGGCGGCGTTGGACGAGCGCGTGCGCGGCGTGGTTTCGATTGCCGGATTCAGTCCGCTACGCTCCGACACGGTCGATTCCATCGCGGGCGGAATCGCGCGCTTCAGTCATCAACGCAGTTTGCTGCCGAAGCTGGGTTTCTTCATCGGTGAAGAGGCCCGCATTCCCTACGATTACGATGGATTGCTGGCGACGATAGCGCCGCGACCCGTGCTGGTCGTGCAGCCGACGATGGGGCGAGGCACCGACCCCGCCGCCGTGCGCGCCGCCGTTGAGCGGGCCCGACCGACCTTCGCGCAGCAGGGTTCTGCGGCCGACCTGACTTTGCTCGAACCCCACGATTACACGCGCTTTCCGACCGTTGCCCAGGAGGCAGTCATCGCGTGGATGAAGACGCATCTTCCCTAA
- a CDS encoding glycosyl hydrolase: protein MMNTPTRHALTLTLAALSTLSVGLVPLPAQPDPIVQLERTFPRPPDTARPRTWWHWTGSNVSLDGITKDLEWMQRAGIDGFQLADVSFGRGQSLETKTPFGSAAWFEAVRHAATEAERLGLEMTIFSSPGWSITGGPGVKPAQAMKKLVWSETVIDGPDTSRVVLPSPPTNNGSIRNLGGGLPRPGTTPDLTFYADAAVIAYRTPAAEADTAKLMPSTVTVNGTPIDAAALLDDDLNSALTLPAPEDGSPATLDYGFAQPHTLRALTLAGRGGIPVGRVLASADGETFEPIVALPGTQLYRQGSVRTFAFPAVVATALRIELTGAPIRPAQTMSEVAPSPADEYVLTEAIPHTGARIHRGEEKAGFSFLFQYDTVPTPAGPETTVVDPAEVIDLTAHMAPDGTLDWAAPAGRWTVLRLGYSLTGAKNRPAVPSGQGFEADKLSAEHMEAYYHSYFDPLREALGPLYGSALSHVLIDSWEAGYQNWTDNLPADFAARRGYDPTPWLPTLLGRVVGDAETSDRFLWDFRRTLADLWAENHYGALTDLLHEDGLQVYSEAAGVSLEIPEDTLLNKSKVDIPMGEFWVRDLHPRLMYLQDVRGAASAAHIYGKPIVAAEAFTGGGFESPYKLKQVADYWFAQGINRLVLHTSAHQPLDTKPGNTMVGTHFHRNITWAEQARPLMDYFARTSHVLQAGKPVADIAYLLAEGAPSTPTIWGAGTQPAAPAGYDYDFINADVLLHRLTVDDAGRLTVPDGPSWSVLVLPETDRMRPELARKIGELVTAGATVVGPKPRLSPSLQGYPEADRELRVHADDIWGDLDGASRTIRHVGQGRVVWGRTLAETLATLPLAPDFEYAGGLDADVAWMHRTVGESEVYYVANTTDTAHALETRFRVAHRDVEIWHADTGRIELADFRTDGDRTVVPLELAPHEAVFVVFRREAPDSSRTTTATAADQSIASLSGPWEVAFPSDLGAPEHATFAELMSWTDRPEDGIKFFSGTATYTKTFSAPAGWFPADRAVILDLGHVGDLAAVAVNGQSLGLAWKAPFEIDVTGALRPGENTIEIKVTNQWSNRLIGDRDLPDDEKVLGDSGVSPGGIGTGQLTEPFEAGLMGPVRLKSRPVNRVADTPDGSVADIPVNYTATRIADYDLPDPLRFNDGRIVKTAQQWREQRRPEIVRLFEDHQFGRTPPPPAELTYDVFEAGTSAFDGQAIRRQVTIWFTPDRTGPKMELLTYVPADADGPVPLLLQASFTANNLAVGDPGVKVGERWDAREQRRVPATGNRRFGQLDVPRLMAAGLGVATVNYTDIDPDALGAIAAGVRAPFLAPGQNQPAPDEWGTISAWAWGLSHTLDYFATDPAIDADRVALFGVSRLGKTVLWTAAHDPRFAAVIASVSGEGGAALSRRNYGETVAHLVAPTRYPYQFAANYANAAADPNTSPVDGHLLVSLIAPRPLLLQTGDTDRWSDPEGEWLSLLAARPVYELLGQSGPATDAFPTTGILVGDTLAYTMHTGGHGTVPGDWDRFIPFLVRHLQP, encoded by the coding sequence ATGATGAATACCCCCACTCGTCACGCGCTGACGCTTACTCTGGCGGCCTTGAGCACCTTAAGCGTCGGTCTCGTTCCGCTGCCCGCCCAACCCGATCCGATCGTGCAACTCGAGCGCACATTCCCGCGCCCGCCCGACACCGCCCGCCCCCGCACGTGGTGGCACTGGACCGGCAGCAATGTCAGCCTCGACGGCATCACCAAGGATCTGGAGTGGATGCAGCGCGCCGGGATCGATGGTTTCCAACTTGCCGACGTTTCCTTCGGACGCGGTCAATCGCTTGAAACCAAAACGCCGTTCGGCAGCGCCGCCTGGTTCGAGGCCGTGCGCCACGCCGCAACGGAAGCGGAGCGGCTTGGTTTGGAGATGACCATCTTCAGCTCGCCCGGCTGGAGCATTACCGGCGGCCCCGGCGTGAAACCCGCGCAGGCCATGAAAAAACTGGTCTGGAGCGAGACCGTGATCGACGGCCCGGACACGTCCCGCGTAGTGCTCCCTTCCCCACCGACCAACAATGGTTCGATCCGCAACCTTGGCGGTGGGCTGCCGCGGCCGGGCACCACACCCGATCTCACGTTTTACGCCGACGCCGCCGTCATTGCCTATCGCACTCCGGCGGCTGAAGCCGACACGGCGAAGTTGATGCCCTCCACCGTCACCGTGAATGGCACCCCGATCGACGCGGCCGCCTTGCTGGACGACGATCTCAACTCCGCCCTGACCTTGCCCGCGCCCGAGGACGGCTCCCCCGCGACGCTGGACTACGGGTTCGCTCAACCCCACACCCTGCGTGCGCTCACTCTGGCGGGTCGCGGGGGTATTCCCGTGGGCCGCGTGTTGGCCAGCGCCGACGGTGAAACGTTTGAGCCCATCGTCGCCCTGCCCGGCACCCAGCTTTATCGGCAAGGCAGCGTGCGCACGTTCGCGTTTCCCGCCGTCGTCGCCACGGCGTTACGCATCGAGCTGACCGGCGCCCCGATTCGCCCGGCGCAAACCATGAGCGAAGTCGCTCCGTCTCCAGCTGATGAATACGTGCTCACCGAGGCCATCCCGCACACCGGCGCCCGCATCCATCGCGGGGAGGAAAAGGCCGGCTTCAGTTTCCTTTTTCAATACGACACCGTGCCCACGCCCGCCGGGCCGGAAACCACCGTCGTCGATCCGGCCGAGGTCATCGATCTCACCGCCCACATGGCCCCGGACGGCACGCTGGACTGGGCGGCCCCGGCAGGCCGCTGGACGGTTCTGCGGCTGGGCTACTCGCTCACCGGTGCGAAGAACCGTCCCGCCGTGCCGAGCGGCCAGGGTTTCGAAGCCGACAAGCTCAGCGCCGAGCACATGGAGGCCTACTATCACAGCTACTTCGATCCGCTGCGCGAGGCGCTGGGACCGCTCTACGGCTCCGCCCTCAGTCACGTGCTGATCGATAGTTGGGAGGCCGGGTATCAGAATTGGACCGACAACCTGCCCGCCGATTTCGCCGCGCGGCGCGGTTACGATCCCACGCCTTGGTTACCCACCTTGCTCGGCCGCGTCGTGGGCGACGCCGAGACCAGCGATCGTTTTCTGTGGGACTTTCGCCGCACGCTCGCCGACCTCTGGGCCGAAAACCACTACGGCGCGCTGACCGATCTGCTCCATGAGGACGGCCTCCAAGTTTACAGCGAAGCGGCCGGGGTCTCGCTCGAAATCCCCGAGGACACGTTGCTCAACAAGAGCAAGGTCGACATCCCCATGGGCGAGTTCTGGGTGCGCGATCTGCACCCGCGACTCATGTATCTGCAGGACGTGCGCGGCGCGGCGTCGGCCGCCCACATCTACGGCAAACCCATCGTCGCCGCCGAGGCCTTCACCGGCGGTGGCTTTGAATCGCCCTATAAACTGAAGCAGGTCGCCGACTACTGGTTCGCCCAAGGTATCAACCGCCTCGTGCTGCACACCTCGGCTCACCAACCGCTCGATACCAAACCCGGCAACACGATGGTCGGCACGCACTTTCACCGCAACATCACCTGGGCGGAACAAGCGCGGCCGCTGATGGATTATTTCGCGCGCACGTCGCACGTGTTGCAGGCAGGAAAGCCGGTCGCCGACATCGCCTACCTCCTCGCCGAAGGCGCGCCGTCAACCCCGACGATCTGGGGAGCCGGCACGCAACCCGCCGCTCCGGCGGGCTACGACTACGACTTCATCAACGCCGACGTCCTGCTACACCGGCTCACCGTCGACGACGCCGGGCGACTGACCGTGCCCGACGGGCCGTCGTGGAGCGTGCTCGTGCTGCCCGAAACCGACCGTATGCGCCCCGAACTCGCCCGCAAAATCGGTGAACTCGTGACCGCCGGTGCGACCGTGGTCGGACCCAAACCGCGCCTGTCGCCGAGCTTGCAGGGTTACCCGGAGGCCGACCGCGAACTGCGCGTGCACGCCGACGATATTTGGGGCGATCTCGACGGAGCCAGCCGCACGATCCGGCACGTTGGCCAAGGCCGGGTCGTCTGGGGGCGCACCCTGGCCGAAACCTTGGCGACCCTGCCGCTCGCACCCGATTTCGAATACGCGGGCGGGCTCGATGCCGACGTCGCATGGATGCATCGCACCGTCGGCGAGTCCGAGGTTTACTACGTCGCCAACACCACCGATACGGCCCACGCGTTGGAGACACGGTTTCGGGTCGCGCACCGCGATGTCGAAATCTGGCACGCCGACACCGGCCGGATCGAGCTGGCCGATTTTCGCACCGACGGAGACCGCACCGTCGTGCCGTTGGAGCTTGCGCCGCACGAAGCCGTATTCGTCGTCTTCCGGCGCGAGGCTCCGGACTCCTCCCGCACCACCACCGCCACTGCCGCCGATCAATCGATCGCCTCGCTCTCCGGGCCGTGGGAGGTCGCCTTCCCGTCCGACCTCGGCGCTCCGGAACACGCGACTTTTGCCGAGCTCATGTCGTGGACTGATCGTCCTGAAGACGGCATCAAGTTCTTCTCCGGCACGGCCACCTATACCAAGACGTTCTCGGCTCCCGCCGGGTGGTTCCCGGCGGATCGCGCCGTCATCCTGGATCTCGGTCACGTCGGCGATCTCGCCGCAGTTGCCGTCAACGGCCAGTCGCTCGGACTCGCGTGGAAAGCCCCGTTTGAAATCGACGTCACGGGCGCGCTCCGACCCGGCGAGAATACGATCGAAATCAAAGTCACCAACCAGTGGTCGAACCGGCTCATCGGCGATCGCGATTTACCCGACGACGAAAAAGTGCTCGGCGATTCCGGCGTTTCTCCCGGCGGCATCGGCACCGGGCAACTCACCGAGCCCTTCGAAGCCGGCCTCATGGGTCCGGTGCGACTGAAGTCCCGTCCGGTCAACCGCGTGGCCGACACGCCCGATGGCAGCGTCGCCGACATTCCCGTCAACTACACCGCCACCCGCATCGCTGACTACGACCTGCCCGACCCGCTCCGCTTCAACGATGGGCGCATCGTGAAGACCGCTCAGCAATGGCGGGAGCAACGCCGGCCCGAGATCGTGCGATTGTTTGAAGACCACCAGTTCGGCCGCACTCCACCACCGCCGGCTGAGCTCACCTACGACGTGTTCGAGGCGGGCACGTCCGCCTTCGACGGCCAAGCGATTCGCCGACAGGTCACGATTTGGTTCACCCCCGATCGCACCGGGCCGAAGATGGAGCTCCTGACCTACGTGCCGGCCGATGCCGACGGCCCGGTGCCGTTGCTACTCCAGGCGAGTTTCACCGCCAACAATCTCGCCGTCGGCGATCCCGGCGTGAAGGTCGGCGAGCGCTGGGATGCACGTGAACAACGTCGCGTGCCCGCCACTGGCAATCGCCGTTTTGGGCAACTCGACGTGCCGCGCCTGATGGCCGCCGGACTCGGCGTCGCCACGGTCAACTACACCGATATCGACCCCGATGCCCTCGGGGCCATCGCCGCCGGCGTGCGCGCGCCTTTTCTCGCGCCCGGACAGAACCAGCCCGCGCCCGACGAGTGGGGCACGATCTCCGCATGGGCCTGGGGACTCAGTCATACGCTCGATTATTTTGCCACCGACCCCGCGATCGACGCGGACCGCGTCGCCTTGTTCGGCGTGTCCCGTCTCGGCAAAACCGTGCTTTGGACGGCGGCGCACGATCCGCGCTTTGCCGCCGTGATCGCCAGTGTGTCCGGCGAAGGCGGGGCCGCGCTGAGTCGCCGCAACTACGGCGAAACCGTCGCACATCTGGTCGCGCCGACCCGCTATCCCTATCAATTCGCCGCCAACTACGCGAACGCGGCGGCCGACCCGAACACTTCGCCGGTCGACGGCCACCTGCTGGTCTCGCTCATCGCGCCCCGACCCCTGTTGCTGCAAACCGGCGACACCGACCGCTGGTCCGACCCCGAAGGCGAATGGTTGTCATTGCTCGCGGCGCGACCGGTCTACGAATTACTCGGCCAATCCGGTCCAGCAACTGATGCGTTTCCCACCACCGGTATCCTCGTTGGCGATACGCTCGCCTACACCATGCACACCGGCGGCCACGGCACCGTGCCCGGAGACTGGGACCGCTTCATCCCGTTTCTCGTCCGGCACCTGCAGCCGTAG